The following proteins are co-located in the Primulina tabacum isolate GXHZ01 chromosome 11, ASM2559414v2, whole genome shotgun sequence genome:
- the LOC142518411 gene encoding protein IQ-DOMAIN 2-like: MGKTKGWFLSVKKALSSDSEEKKAKSANKSKRKWFGKEKPLESSFPIPETVEASHPHPLPPLEDEKPTEAENELNNAYTASVDADVEDVAAEEVVQPQTVSRFAGKSEEEVAAIKVQTAFRGYLARRALRALRGLVRLKSLVDGPIVKRQTANTLKCMQSLSRVQSQIQARRLRMLDENRALQRQLLQKRAKELDSLRMGEEWDDSLQSKEQIEASLLQKYGATMRRERALAYSYTHQQIWKKSARSSNLLFMDPTNHHWGWSWLERWMADRSWETQSSVDKDLNTDNVSIKSVNLGSAPGGEITKSFARHQLNPENPSSPSNKKTPSGRQSPATPPSKTIKSSISARKVKSASPKVSAITQDDDSKSTKSAQSERNRRHSISGSTVRDDESLASSMSVPSFMASTKSAKAKSMLPSPLGINNGNTPEKGSAGTAMKRLSYPPSPARTGRQSGPSQIDTSSIGGSKVDGVIN, from the exons ATGGGCAAGACAAAAGGTTGGTTTTTGTCGGTGAAAAAGGCCCTCAGCTCAGATAGTGAGGAAAAGAAAGCTAAG AGTGCAAATAAGTCAAAGCGAAAATGGTTCGGGAAAGAAAAGCCATTGGAATCTAGTTTTCCGATCCCCGAGACTGTTGAAGCATCTCATCCTCACCCTCTTCCGCCATTGGAAGATGAGAAGCCAACAGAGGCAGAGAATGAGTTAAACAATGCTTATACTGCCTCGGTTGATGCAGATGTTGAAGATGTAGCAGCTGAAGAGGTTGTCCAGCCCCAAACAGTGTCACGGTTTGCAGGAAAATCGGAGGAGGAAGTGGCAGCTATCAAAGTTCAGACCGCATTCCGTGGTTATCTG gCGAGGAGGGCATTAAGAGCTCTAAGAGGGCTTGTAAGACTGAAATCACTTGTTGACGGACCGATTGTGAAACGCCAAACCGCAAACACTCTAAAATGCATGCAAAGTTTATCTCGTGTGCAATCTCAGATTCAAGCAAGGCGGCTCAGAATGTTAGATGAGAATCGAGCACTTCAGAGACAGCTCTTGCAGAAACGTGCTAAGGAACTGGATAGCTTGAGA ATGGGAGAGGAATGGGATGACAGTTTACAATCTAAAGAGCAAATCGAGGCGAGCTTGCTTCAGAAGTACGGAGCAACAATGAGGCGAGAAAGAGCACTAGCTTATTCATACACTCATCAG CAAATTTGGAAGAAATCGGCGAGGTCTTCGAACTTACTTTTCATGGACCCAACTAATCATCACTGGGGTTGGAGCTGGTTAGAACGATGGATGGCTGATCGGTCGTGGGAGACACAAAGCTCGGTGGACAAAGATCTCAACACGGATAATGTATCCATCAAAAGTGTTAACCTTGGAAGTGCTCCAGGAGGAGAAATTACGAAATCTTTTGCTCGTCATCAGCTAAATCCTGAAAATCCATCTTCGCCATCCAACAAAAAAACGCCTTCTGGCCGCCAGTCCCCTGCCACGCCCCCTTCCAAGACCATTAAGTCTTCAATATCTGCAAGAAAAGTGAAGTCTGCAAGCCCAAAAGTGAGTGCAATAACTCAAGATGATGATTCAAAAAGTACTAAAAGTGCACAATCTGAGCGAAACAGGAGGCATAGTATTTCTGGTTCAACAGTTAGGGACGACGAGAGCTTGGCGAGTTCCATGTCGGTTCCGAGTTTCATGGCTTCCACTAAGTCGGCAAAAGCTAAGTCGATGCTCCCAAGCCCATTAGGAATCAACAATGGCAACACACCTGAAAAGGGTTCAGCCGGAACCGCCATGAAACGGCTTTCTTATCCACCTTCGCCTGCCAGAACAGGGAGGCAGTCAGGGCCCTCGCAAATCGACACTAGCTCCATTGGTGGCAGTAAAGTAGATGGAGTTATCAATTAA